GCGAGTGCATGCTACACGGAGGCGCCAGTCGTGTCTCTACCACCTGTAGCTATTTGTGCCGCCCAGCGTTTGGCACACTTACGCATGGGGGTTAGAAGCCAGCGTGACCTCATTGCAGCGTTGCACCCAGGCGCTTCTGAGTCACACAGTCGAGTTTCCATGGTACCGGGTAACAAGGGAGCGGTAGTTATTTGGTGGTGAAAAACAGAAGCGGAAAATTTTGGTCCTAATTTGCACCAGCCCCAGGTACGGACGGTGGGATTTAAAGCAAATAGCACCTTGCACAAAAGGcagaagcgaaagaaaaactaGGAATACTACAATATGGACCAAATAGAGGAAAGTGGCGAAGATTCGCAGGCACCGGAGTCTACCTTCGAGGACGATCTGGTGCCGAAAGAAATTACGGACGAGTTTTTCGAGGAGCTGTGCTCGAAAGCCAATCTGGTaggttttgccatttttcatcAGCTTTCGGTCTCTCATAATCATTTCCATTGTTTCCATTGCAGACCGTGAAGGACCTACAGGGCAACGGGCAGTATGGGCTGGCGGAAGACTTTCAAAAACTGCTCATTACGGGTCAAAATTTGCGTCAGCAGCTCATCGAAGAGCAGGACCGGATCGCCAAGATGCAGGACGAAGTGTCGGCTGCCTCGGGACGGGTGGCACAGGCGATGCAACTGTCCCAGCGCGACCAAGATACGATACAGACGCTCAAGTCGGAAATTCAGGACGCCTGGAAGCGGGCCGACGCGGCCCAAACGCGCGAGCAGAACGTGCAGGAGGCGATGAATCAGATGCGAGAAAAGCTGGAAAAACTGCACGCCGAAAGTGACCGCTACGGCGATCGGGACGATGAGTAGGACACGTGACACGGGGGGGGCGGTGAAAAGGCAATATGTTCTAatcggtctgtgtgtgtgtgtgtgttcttgcaGCGTCGGCTCAACGATGAACAAGCACAAGGAAGGCATCATGCGCGAACGGGACCGGCTGTTCGTGGAGGTCGAGGAGCTGAACCGCCGGCTGCACACACAGCGCCTGTACATGGAGGAGCTGGAGCAGAAGTGTCTCGACTCGGAGGCGAAGGTGAAGGAGCTGTACAAGGTGCTGGACGAGACGTCGAACGAAGCGTTCCGCGACAAGCGCCAGCTGGAGAGCCTGCAGACGCAGCACACCGAGGTGCTGGCGGAGCTGGCGACCAAGACGGAGGAGGCGAAGCACTTCAAGGAGCTGGCGGACAGCAACTACAAAACCACCATGAAGCAGACGATGCAGATGGCCGCCCTGCGCACCAACATGGAGCGCATCGAGACGAACAAGAACCTGCTGCAGGTGAAGCTGGCCAAGACGGTGGGCGACTACGAGAACATGGTGCAGCTGAAGGACAAGGTGACGAATGAGTTCAACACCAAGGTGAACATTCTCAAGCTGAAGGAGGACGAGAACAAAAAGTTTCGCCTGGAAAATGCGAAGCTGGTGAAAACTCGCGACCTGCTGCAGAAGGCCATGCAGTCGATCGAGGCAGCTAAGAGCGCGCTGGAACAAGAGGTGGCCAAGCTGAAGTAGGTGGCGAAGGTGCATGCAGGAGCAGCCTGCTTGCACGACACTCACCTCCGGGTATTGTTATTGATTGCAGGAACACGATCGTGACGTTTGAGAAGGAGCGAGACGCTTCCAAGAAGTCGTACGACGCGGCCAGAAAGCAGGTCGACGCAGTACTGCGCGAAAGGGATCTCGTCCGCAAGGAGCTGACTAAGACAACCCGTTAGTAGCTGAGTTGTGGTACCCTTTCCTGTTCACAATAATCAAGACTTTCGATTATTTCAGAATCGCTGACGCACCACACCGAGCAAAATACGCTGCTGGAAAAGCAGCAGAAAACGTTGGAAAACGAAATCAAAGCGCACCAGGCTGccgcgcagaagcagcaaACGCTCCTGCTGAAGATCGAGAAGGATCGGGACCGCAACGCAGAGGAGGTGCAAAACCTGTCCGATCGGATCGAGCAGCTGAACGAGGACCTGCTGTACAGGCAGAACCTCATCGCCGAGCTGCGCGAAAAGCTGAAGGAAAGCGAGTCGAGGCTGTTCCAGAGTCAAAATTTGCTGGAAATTACACGCGGCGAGCGGAACATTTTCGAGCGCGACCTGACGACCTGCAGCAAGGAGTCAGAGGGGCTGAAGGACCGGCTGAAGAACGCGATCCGCAGCGTGGACCAGCTGAAGGAGGAGAACGCCGCCAAGGTGGCGGAGCTGTTCAAGGCGAACAAAACGATCGACCGGGTGGAGAAGGAGAAGCAGACGCTGAAAACGGTCGTGGAGAACATGAACACCGAGCTAGAGCACTCCGCCTCGGAGCTGAAGGAAAAGATGAACGAAAATGCGCGCTTGAATAAGACGCTGTCGGTAAGCAGGAAACAGAGTGGATaggtttttcctttctctctctttctctactCCTTTCCCTTTCCCTAGGATGATGCCACCACCATGACGCGGTTGAAGAAGCAGCTCGAGGGTGCGATCAACGAGAAGGACCTGGTGAAGGTGCAGCTGACGCAGCGCGTGGAAGAAATCAACAACCTGACGGAGAAGCTTAACATGCTGAATATGGCGCTGGATCGTGGCGAAAACCAGTACCGCGACCGGCTGGACGACATCCGGCTGCTCAAGATCGAGATCAGCAATCTGCGGTCGCAGCGCAACCTGCTGACCCGCGGGCTGGCCAACACGGCCGACATGCGGCAGGAGGTGCTGCAGCTGAACCGCGTGCTGAACCAGGAGCGCGTCAAGGCCCGGGCGCTCGAGGACGAAATGCTGACCCCGATGAATGTGCACCGGTGGCGCAAGCTGAGCGGCAAGGATCCGGAAAAGATGGACCTGATCGTGAAGGTGCAGACGTTGCAGCGGCGCGTCCTCTACCAATCGGTGACCGTGTCGGAGCAGGAGAAAACGCTCCAGCAGTCGGGCAAAATGTACGATGCACTGAAGGAGGTGGTGGAGAAGCTGCCCAGCCACAAGGTGAAGGAGCGGCTGTCCGCCACCCAGCGCGC
This is a stretch of genomic DNA from Anopheles merus strain MAF chromosome 2R, AmerM5.1, whole genome shotgun sequence. It encodes these proteins:
- the LOC121589480 gene encoding cilia- and flagella-associated protein 58-like; translated protein: MDQIEESGEDSQAPESTFEDDLVPKEITDEFFEELCSKANLTVKDLQGNGQYGLAEDFQKLLITGQNLRQQLIEEQDRIAKMQDEVSAASGRVAQAMQLSQRDQDTIQTLKSEIQDAWKRADAAQTREQNVQEAMNQMREKLEKLHAESDRYGDRDDDVGSTMNKHKEGIMRERDRLFVEVEELNRRLHTQRLYMEELEQKCLDSEAKVKELYKVLDETSNEAFRDKRQLESLQTQHTEVLAELATKTEEAKHFKELADSNYKTTMKQTMQMAALRTNMERIETNKNLLQVKLAKTVGDYENMVQLKDKVTNEFNTKVNILKLKEDENKKFRLENAKLVKTRDLLQKAMQSIEAAKSALEQEVAKLKNTIVTFEKERDASKKSYDAARKQVDAVLRERDLVRKELTKTTQSLTHHTEQNTLLEKQQKTLENEIKAHQAAAQKQQTLLLKIEKDRDRNAEEVQNLSDRIEQLNEDLLYRQNLIAELREKLKESESRLFQSQNLLEITRGERNIFERDLTTCSKESEGLKDRLKNAIRSVDQLKEENAAKVAELFKANKTIDRVEKEKQTLKTVVENMNTELEHSASELKEKMNENARLNKTLSDDATTMTRLKKQLEGAINEKDLVKVQLTQRVEEINNLTEKLNMLNMALDRGENQYRDRLDDIRLLKIEISNLRSQRNLLTRGLANTADMRQEVLQLNRVLNQERVKARALEDEMLTPMNVHRWRKLSGKDPEKMDLIVKVQTLQRRVLYQSVTVSEQEKTLQQSGKMYDALKEVVEKLPSHKVKERLSATQRALTARTKKLKALAAEIRIKELDSKSKDCTLEQLKQALLETKKELVKEKREKIKLVENIRGHRADGPALAGHNATSDIIVIRTTSQSAHSASYRTLGSGFKAIC